The following are encoded in a window of Anopheles gambiae chromosome X, idAnoGambNW_F1_1, whole genome shotgun sequence genomic DNA:
- the LOC11175620 gene encoding uncharacterized protein LOC11175620 yields MDDFSLAFDDSRQSLSVATAATTLAQLTSQFDDLHLGTGGADATSLLSGLVGAGGLGSIGGLHHHHHTLASLAAAAGPDSGLLDRHHHHHLGGCANGGTGGGAPGHQTPNSTSAAAAAAAATNVLDTFVAMVSGLTGVCAANGGSTNGTVGPTGGLGGVVNGGGGGGGGGGGSGGNLITSNGTTNGGSGKLEERPVKYKSHTECVPVPSSEHVAEIVGRQGCKIKALRAKTNTFIKTPIRGEEPIFVITGTKEDVTRAKQEILSAADHFSTLRSSKKQAIALLAESRNMLGYSMPDEITIQIRVPQKVVGLVVGPKGATIKNIQLKTNTYIITPKRNQESVFEITGLPTNVHTARQLIEEHIATRAGTTASGAAGGNGGGGGGGGGGGGGSSGGSSSSSSSSSTTSSSGSSTSSSGHGIGPGGGGGGGGGGGGGLSRSGSSSGASNGGNGPGLGCLSGSVTGSAGSLIGGFGGGGNGLLNGNQYHHHHHHLEQQQQQQHNNHHHLHHPHHQGTLLNGGSLSSALNDGGGGGTNGLLGGIGSEHDFEGNQFIIDNLLEYFNNMSGTNQQQQHHHHQQQQHHHHHHHEPYLSPGAGGTGIGGEHIPDFRSIWESLSESQTSGTTTDNSDNSSLVWTLPSSPRNSVSYSPDDFIFQR; encoded by the coding sequence ATGGACGATTTTTCGCTCGCGTTCGACGACAGCCGGCAGTCGCTGTCGGTGGCGACGGCGGCCACCACGCTCGCCCAGCTGACGTCCCAGTTCGACGATCTGCACCTCGGCACCGGTGGTGCGGACGCGACGAGCCTGCTGAGCGGGCTGGTGGGGGCCGGCGGGCTCGGCAGCATCGGTGGgctgcaccatcaccatcacacgCTCGCGTCCctggccgccgccgccggtccGGACAGTGGGCTGCTCGATcggcaccaccatcaccatctgGGCGGCTGTGCCAACGGTGGCACCGGTGGTGGGGCCCCGGGCCACCAGACGCCGAACTCTACCagtgcggccgccgccgccgccgccgccaccaacgTGCTGGATACGTTTGTCGCGATGGTCAGCGGGCTGACGGGCGTGTGTGCGGCGAACGGCGGCAGCACCAACGGTACCGTTGGCCCGACCGGGGGCCTCGGTGGAGTAGTGaatggcggtggcggtggtggcggcggtggcggcggcagcggcggcaacCTCATAACCAGCAACGGCACGACCaacggcggcagcggcaagCTCGAGGAGCGGCCGGTCAAGTACAAGTCGCACACGGAGTGCGTGCCAGTGCCGTCGTCCGAGCACGTGGCCGAGATCGTCGGCCGCCAGGGGTGCAAGATAAAGGCGCTGCGGGCGAAGACGAACACGTTCATCAAGACGCCGATCCGGGGCGAGGAGCCGATCTTCGTCATCACCGGCACGAAGGAGGACGTGACGCGGGCGAAGCAGGAGATACTGTCCGCGGCGGACCATTTCAGCACGCTGCGCTCGTCGAAGAAGCAGGCGATCGCGCTGCTCGCGGAAAGCCGCAACATGCTCGGGTACAGCATGCCGGACGAGATCACGATCCAGATCCGGGTGCCGCAGAAGGTGGTCGGGCTGGTCGTCGGGCCGAAGGGGGCCACGATCAAGAACATCCAGCTCAAGACGAACACGTACATCATCACGCCGAAGCGCAACCAGGAGTCGGTGTTCGAGATTACCGGCCTGCCGACGAACGTGCACACCGCCCGGCAGCTGATCGAGGAGCACATTGCGACGCGGGCCGGCACCACCGCTTCCGGCGCGGCTGGCGGCAATgggggcggcggtggtggaggtggcggAGGCGGCGGGGGTAGCAGTGGgggcagtagtagcagcagcagcagtagcagcaccaccagctcGAGCGGCTCGTCCACGTCCTCGTCCGGGCACGGCATTGGCCCGgggggtggcggcggcggcggcggcggtggtggtggtgggctgAGCCGGTCCGGATCGTCCAGTGGGGCAAGCAACGGTGGCAACGGGCCGGGCCTGGGCTGCCTGTCCGGGAGCGTGACCGGCAGTGCGGGCTCCCTCATCGGAGGCTTCGGGGGCGGCGGAAACGGTCTGCTAAACGGGAACcaataccaccaccatcaccatcatctggagcagcagcagcagcagcagcacaacaatcACCATCATCTGCACCATCCGCACCATCAGGGGACGCTGCTGAATGGCGGAAGCCTGTCCAGTGCCTTGAacgacggtggcggcggcggtacCAACGGGCTGCTCGGTGGCATCGGCAGCGAGCACGACTTCGAGGGCAACCAGTTCATCATCGACAATCTGCTCGAGTACTTCAACAACATGTCCGGCacgaaccagcagcagcagcaccatcaccaccagcagcagcagcaccaccaccaccaccaccacgagccGTACCTTTCGCCCGGCGCCGGCGGGACCGGGATCGGCGGCGAGCACATACCCGACTTCCGCAGCATCTGGGAGAGCCTGAGCGAAAGCCAAACGTCCGGCACGACCACCGACAACTCGGACAACTCGTCGCTCGTCTGGACGCTGCCGTCGTCGCCGCGCAACTCCGTCTCGTACAGCCCGGACGATTTCATCTTCCAACGatag
- the LOC11175915 gene encoding uncharacterized protein LOC11175915, with translation MFSFFKSKKPSPTQVPTEPIPGAGSAAHHHQPPAADDFIFIERRGGGPAQPADETLAPSGTPGGPAAGSALYPAVPEPPGGAGGDAIGNPVPVRQRSDEKVASNAVHGVPFRLSADIGQPADMEITRIQANEILTYIGRVMYAPDYDFSLERSVLQD, from the coding sequence atgttttcctttttcaagAGCAAAAAACCCAGCCCCACACAGGTGCCGACGGAACCGATCCCTGGCGCTGGTTCGGCggcccaccaccatcagccgCCCGCCGCGGACGATTTCATCTTCATTGAGCGCCGTGGCGGCGGTCCGGCACAGCCCGCGGACGAAACGCTGGCGCCCAGCGGTACACCAGGCGGACCGGCGGCCGGCAGTGCCCTGTACCCGGCCGTCCCGGAACCACCGGGCGGAGCTGGCGGCGACGCGATCGGCAATCCGGTGCCGGTGCGGCAGCGCAGCGACGAGAAGGTGGCCAGCAACGCGGTGCACGGTGTGCCGTTCCGGCTGTCGGCGGACATCGGCCAGCCGGCGGACATGGAGATTACGCGCATCCAGGCGAACGAGATACTCACCTACATCGGCCGGGTGATGTACGCGCCGGACTATGACTTTAGCCTCGAGCGGAGCGTGCTGCAGGACTAG
- the LOC5666777 gene encoding uncharacterized protein LOC5666777 has translation MNPTSLYITTSRLVFQGDIVAGLQDLNRLLPYLRKSLSCAVCCKLLVEPHSPVTGDCQHHICRVCVGKHKKLKPACRFCKGLLQYRENTQLRLLLQCYKSICTFIRTRPVYADICKCAGGAGQPREGGGPGPSSAASPHNTATTSPNSLMELIEEGAAFVDDFKCNSGLSKSAYSILPCVFPPPVVTVQQQPAAAEPKPPVPAAPPPCCSKGPPGKGKKEVAGKKSGTSQQPVAPPPPPPPANEQGKRKEGRKAKARTTKQQQADGEEQPPRKKRAQSKQRQKPEPPAQQRQPSEQRTVKQQQQQQQQRKQKQQQPLQPGAQVQRQPPRQGPVVVDRPTGEQQRAAVQQVALQQRPSPVQQRKLPVQPQAQLVHYHCLTPRQHIKQTIQQQQQQQQQQQGAAKQQQPPKQLKQQAKQGQQAAAQLLVVPSQQPPQQLLHQPPGAQKQLVRLLPKATTKPAPPSAALLAAQKAISAAGRVQKTPAGNGAAAGGKPHESSSSSSVDQAIQLQQPMFQLQQKQRHQQQQQGKQQQQQIAFPASLAVQKVPVVRKQLPADPPAEYLTAEQGSSAPQVLLEHAQDSFQKQLELAQQRQQQIAQERQRLQALLPHQRLPPSPSVAAGKLVGQQQQQQTRMAAFPPGVGGSAAKPLNTSSIIRNVLPARIGPTIIHAESLAGRTGTTSASPLVPQHVVKNSCVPTTPRIVNITTPQEIKFEAAPTIKTVSSGSTMYSVLYAESGNKFTIKRKPDTVSAAATAAKSVHGGAQQQQQQTTTTTKLATMSPLGGAARSTLIPAKAAAATEFEQPRMAMAQKQTAAPNNPIVLQFRPSQARTIQLPLQNQQQQQQQHGTVLAKQQTSSSPLQVQMVQQQQQYQLQQNQTVVSLAPQQQQNFRSLIIQQQQQQQQQTATQQTQPSAQSSGQGSQQQQQQQQALKRKGCRCGNATPTPGKLTCCGQRCPCYVDSKSCVDCKCRGCRNPHRADGLKIRRSLSELLFEQYNAPATTATATATVDTLSAGTTASSTLTLGPTITPVTYSISALKAASAATPGSSATAVATGTTKVKVISAGQHHQILQTTAKAPPAPSVVKTGAGGGRTRTNGGGVGVVGLLPTSKNPPTVQPSSSSSGGGGSTITIRPFVSGGGSFASGSGTTTTTISYLPTNVTSGGAAPTTSSAYGSQYLQSSAATVRLSKPGPSRTSTVTSGTLGGHPPPATSFGGGGTYAGGKPDALLSQSSVAMMPVVAMPPAGGASFSTPTGVWSPSLPSNLFGGGGSVASTGTSSPVGGGGGVGGGGSATGSSTAPELSSLSGYDMNSFVTIGHMLDPEGVGVIDLCDDLDLNAANLISID, from the exons ATGAATCCGACCTCGCTGTACATCACCACGTCCCGGCTGGTGTTCCAGGGGGACATCGTCGCGGGGCTGCAGGACCTGAACCGGCTGCTGCCGTACCTGCGCAAGAGCCTCAGCTGTGCGGTCTGCTGCAAGCTGCTGGTCGAGCCGCACAGCCCGGTGACCGGCGACTGCCAGCACCACATCTGCCGGGTGTGCGTCGGCAAGCACAAGAAGCTGAAGCCGGCCTGCCGCTTCTGCAAGGGGCTGCTGCAGTACCGGGAAAACACGCAgctccggctgctgctgcagtgctaCAAGAGCATCTGCACGTTCATTCGCACGCGGCCGGTGTACGCCGACATCTGTAAGTGTGCGGGCGGGGCGGGCCAGCCGCGGGAGGGCGGCGGGCCCGGACCGAGCAGTGCTGCCTCCCCCCAcaacaccgccaccacctCGCCCAACAGCCTGATGGAGCTGATCGAGGAGGGGGCCGCCTTCGTCGACGACTTCAAGTGCAATTCCGGCCTGTCCAAGTCGGCCTACTCGATACTGCCGTGCGTCTTTCCGCCGCCGGTCGTGAccgtccagcagcagcccgcCGCCGCCGAACCGAAGCCACCGGTCCCCGCCGCACCGCCGCCCTGCTGCTCGAAAGGGCCGCCGGGAAAGGGCAAGAAAGAAGTGGCCGGCAAAAAGTCGGGAACGTCGCAGCAGCCcgttgcaccaccaccaccaccgccgccagcgAACGAGCAGGGAAAGCGGAAGGAGGGGCGGAAAGCGAAAGCGCGCACgacaaagcagcagcaagcggACGGGGAGGAGCAACCGCCACGGAAGAAGCGGGCGCAGTCGAAGCAGCGGCAAAAGCCGGAACCGCCAGCCCAGCAGCGGCAGCCATCGGAACAGCGAACcgtaaagcagcagcagcagcagcagcaacagcggaagcaaaagcagcagcaaccgctgCAACCGGGCGCACAAGTACAGCGGCAGCCGCCGAGACAGGGGCCGGTAGTGGTGGACAGACCAACAGGGGAGCAACAGCGAGCGGCCGTGCAACAGGTAGCGCTACAGCAAAGGCCGTCACCGGTGCAGCAGCGCAAACTACCGGTCCAGCCGCAAGCCCAGCTCGTGCACTACCACTGTTTGACCCCACGGCAGCACATCAAACAaaccatccagcagcagcaacagcagcagcagcagcagcagggagcggcaaaacaacagcagcccCCGAAACAGCTCAAGCAGCAGGCGAAGCAGGGACAGCAGGCGGCGGCCCAGCTGCTGGTCGTGCCGTCCCAGCAGCCCCCGCAGCAATTGCTGCACCAGCCGCCCGGGGCACAGAAGCAGCTGGTGCGCCTGCTGCCGAAAGCTACCACCAAACCTGCCCCGCCGAGCGCGGCACTGCTGGCGGCCCAGAAGGCGATCAGTGCGGCCGGCCGGGTGCAGAAAACACCCGCCGGCAACGGTGCTGCAGCCGGGGGCAAGCCGCACGAATCGTCCTCGTCTTCCTCGGTCGACCAAGCGATCCAGCTGCAGCAGCCAATGTTTCAGCTACAGCAAAAGCAgcggcatcagcagcagcagcaaggcaagcagcagcagcagcagattgcTTTTCCCGCGTCGCTGGCGGTGCAGAAGGTGCCGGTGGTGCGCAAGCAGCTGCCGGCGGACCCGCCGGCCGAGTACTTAACGGCGGAGCAGGGCAGCAGTGCGCCCCAGGTGCTGCTCGAGCATGCGCAGGACAGCTTCCAGAAGCAGCTGGAGCTTGCgcagcagcgccagcagcagATTGCGCAGGAGCGGCAGCGACTGCAGGCGCTGCTGCCCCATCAGCGGCTGCCACCGTCGCCATCGGTTGCAGCCGGCAAGTTGgtcggccagcagcagcagcagcaaacccgGATGGCAGCATTCCCGCCCGGGGTCGGTGGTAGCGCGGCCAAACCGCtcaacaccagcagcatcatACGCAACGTGCTGCCGGCGCGGATCGGTCCCACCATCATACACGCGGAATCGCTTGCGGGCCGGACCGGCACCACCAGCGCCAGCCCGCTCGTCCCGCAGCACGTGGTGAAGAACAGCTGTGTGCCGACGACGCCGCGCATCGTGAACATTACCACGCCGCAGGAGATCAAGTTCGAGGCGGCGCCCACCATCAAAACCGTGTCGAGCGGCTCGACCATGTACTCGGTGCTGTACGCGGAAAGTGGCAACAAGTTTACGATCAAGCGCAAGCCGGACACGGTGTCGGCGGCGGCTACGGCGGCCAAATCGGTGCACGGTggtgcgcagcagcagcagcagcagacgacgacaacgacgaagCTTGCCACGATGAGTCCGCTGGGTGGTGCGGCACGCTCCACCCTCATTCCTGCcaaggcggcggcggcgaccgAATTCGAGCAGCCGCGCATGGCAATGGCACAGAAGCAGACGGCCGCGCCGAACAATCCGATCGTGCTACAGTTCCGGCCATCGCAAGCCCGCACGATACAGCTGCCACTAcagaaccagcagcagcagcagcagcagcacgggacGGTGTTGGCGAAGCAGCAAACGTCCTCCTCCCCGCTACAAGTGCAgatggtgcagcagcagcagcagtatcagCTGCAGCAGAATCAAACCGTCGTTTCGTTGGcgccgcagcaacagcaaaacttCCGCTCGCTcatcatccagcagcagcagcagcagcaacaacaaacggcGACACAACAGACACAACCGTCGGCACAATCATCGGGCCAGGgatcacagcagcagcagcagcagcagcaagcactGAAGCGAAAGGGCTGCCGGTGTGGCAATGCTACCCCGACGCCCGGCAAGCTGACCTGCTGCGGCCAGCGCTGCCCGTGCTACGTCGACTCCAAGTCCTGCGTGGACTGCAAGTGCCGTGGCTGCCGCAATCCGCACCGAGCGGACGGGTTAAAG ATCCGTCGATCGCTGTCGGAGCTGCTGTTTGAGCAGTACAATGCGCCCGCGACAACGGCGACCGCGACCGCCACCGTGGACACGCTGTCGGCCGGCACTACCGCCTCCTCCACGCTCACGCTCGGCCCGACGATAACGCCCGTCACGTACAGCATCAGCGCGCTCAAGGCGGCATCGGCGGCGACCCCCGGCAGCTCGGCGACGGCCGTCGCGACCGGCACCACCAAGGTGAAGGTGATCAGTGCGGGCCAGCACCACCAGATACTGCAAACCACGGCCAAGGCGCCGCCCGCCCCCTCCGTCGTGAAGACTGGTGCGGGCGGCGGCCGCACCCGCACCAATGGCGGGGGCGTCGGGGTGGTCGGCCTCCTGCCCACCAGCAAAAACCCGCCCACCGTAcaaccgagcagcagcagcagtggaggTGGAGGAAGCACGATTACGATCCGCCCGTTCGTCAGTGGGGGCGGCAGCTTCGCTAGCGGCAgtggcaccaccaccaccaccatcagctaCCTGCCCACAAACGTCACGTCCGGCGGTGCCGCCCCCACCACCTCGTCCGCGTACGGGTCGCAGTATTTGCAAAGCTCGGCGGCGACCGTGCGCCTCAGCAAGCCGGGCCCGTCCCGCACCAGCACCGTCACGTCCGGCACGCTCGGCGGCCACCCGCCGCCCGCCACCTCGTTCGGCGGGGGCGGTACGTACGCGGGTGGCAAACCGGACGCCCTGCTGAGCCAGAGCTCGGTCGCGATGATGCCGGTGGTCGCGATGCCGCCCGCCGGCGGTGCCTCCTTCTCCACGCCGACCGGCGTCTGGTCGCCGTCGCTGCCGAGCAATCTGTTCGGCGGCGGGGGCAGCGTCGCCTCCACCGGCACCAGCTCACCggtcggtggcggcggtggcgttggcggcggcggcagcgctACCGGCAGCTCAACTGCCCCCGAGCTCTCCAGCCTGTCCGGGTACGACATGAACAGCTTCGTCACCATCGGCCACATGCTCGACCCGGAGGGTGTCGGTGTGATCGACCTGTGCGACGATCTCGACCTGAACGCGGCCAACCTCATCTCGATCGACTGA